The Acholeplasma laidlawii PG-8A DNA window GTTATATGAAATGATTACAGAACATAAAGATTTAAAAACATCAAAAGCGATTAAAGAAAAACTAGATGATTGGATTATCCTAGAAGAAAGCCTGCAAAGCACTAGAAAATTATATAATACAAATGTTTCTAGTTTTAATCACAAAATTGTAGCATTTCCTTCAAACATTATAGCGAAAATAAAAAAGTATAAAAGAATCGATTTCTTTGAAGTTGATATCTTACTGACTAAAGAAGAAGTAGATAGTTTATAAAGATTACCAAAGAGGATACTAAAATGTATCCTCTTATTGTTTATATACACAACTTTTAATAAAAATAATATAAAAAAAAGGAATTAAAAGTAAATGATGTATTTAGTATAAAAAAACACGATATTTATGTAAAAATCATCTGAAATAGTGGGGATTATTTGGAGAAATCATATTAAATATGGTATCATTTAGTGATGTCATCTATAGATGATTGATAAGTAAACCATGATAAGGTATGATTTGGGTTTTATGCCAAATCGTTTTAGATTAAATAAAGAATAATGAAGTACACATAAACTTAAACAAGTAAAGGAAGTGATGTTATGTTTGGACTATTTGATTCGACCAAAAAAGCAGTAAAAAAATATAACAAAGTAGCTCATAAAATTATGGCTTTAGAAGATACAATGAAAGCAATGAGTGACGAAGCATTAAAAAATCAAACTAAAATTTTTAAAGATCGTATTAAAAATGGAGAAACTTTAGACGATATTTTAGTTGAAGCATTTGCAACAGTTAGAGAAGCCTCAAAACGTGTAACTGGGCTAACACCATATTTTGTACAATTAGTTGGTGGTATGTCGATTCACGATGGTAATATTGCTGAAATGAGAACAGGTGAAGGTAAAACCTTAACCGCTGTTTTACCTGCATATTTAAATGCTTTAAATGGTGATGGTGTGCATATTGTTACAGTCAACGAATACTTAGCTAAACGTGAAGCTGAAGGCGAAATTGGTGACCTATTTAGATTCTTAGGATTAACTGTAGGTTTAAATATTAGAGATTTAGATAGAGAAGGTAAAAAGGCAGCATATGCTTGTGATATTATGTACTCTACAAACTCTGAGTTAGGCTTTGATTACTTAAGAGATCACATGGTCTTATATCATAAAGATATGGTTGCACAAAGAGGCTACCCATACGCAATTATTGATGAGGTTGACTCGATTTTAATTGATGAGGCTAGAACACCTTTGATTATCTCTGGACCTGCTAAACAAACTCAAAACTTATACCAACAATCTGATCGTTTTGTAAAATCTTTAAGTGATCATGAATATGAATTAGATGTAGAGTCAAATACTGTCGAGTTAACACCTGAAGGTATTGCTAAAGCAGAAAGCGTATTTAATATTGAAAACTTATATGACTTAAGTCATGTATCTTTATTACATCACATCAACAATGCTTTAAAAGCTAATTTCACCATGTTTAGAGACAAAGAATATATGGTTGTAGAAGGTGAAGTTTTAATTATTGACCAATTTACAGGTCGTGTACTAAAGGGTAGACAATTTAGTGAAGGTCTACACCAAGCACTTGAAGCCAAAGAAAACGTTGAAATTAAAAAAGAAACTGTTACAGTAGCTACAATTACGTACCAAAACTTCTTTAGAATGTATAAAAAACTATCTGGTATGACCGGTACTGCAAAGACTGAAGAAGATGAATTTATAGAAATTTATAACATGAGTGTTATTGAAATTCCTACAAACAAACCAGTCATTAGAGAAGATGCTAAAGATTACTTCTTTGTAACAGCAGAAGAAAAATATCAAGCATTAATTGAAGAAATCAAACGTAGACACGAGATTGGGCAACCCATATTAATTGGTACAATTGCAGTCGAAACATCAGAATTTTTAAGTATGGAATTACGCAAACATCGTATTAACCATGAAGTATTAAACGCTAAAAACCATGAAAGAGAAGCTGAAATTGTTGCTAAAGCTGGTCAAAAAGGTGCGGTTACAATCGCGACCAACATGGCTGGACGTGGTACCGACATTAAACTTGGTGAAGGTGTAGTGGAACTTGGTGGTTTAGCAGTATTAGGTTCTGAAAAACACGATGCTAGACGTATTGATAATCAGTTAAGAGGTCGTTCTGGACGTCAAGGGGATCCTGGTTTTTCAAGATTCTACTTATCTGCAGAAGATGAACTCATGGTACGTCGTGGAGGAGACCGTTTTAGAACAATTATTGAAACACTTCAACGTGCCCAAGCAACCGGTGAACCAGTAACTTCTAAGATGATTACATCTTTAATTACTGGTGCACAAAAACGTAGTGAAGGTGTCAACTCAGAAATTAGAAAAAACGTCTTAAGATATGACGATGTTTTAAGAGTGCAAAGAGAAATTATTTATGCTGAACGTACATCTATTTTAACTAAAGAAACTGTTGAAGAAGAAGTCATTAAGTTTATTGAAACAATTGTTGAAGCTGAAATTGATGAGTTTATCATTCCTCACGGAAGAAATAAATTTGAAATTAAAGATGAAGCAATTGTTCACCATTTTGAAAGTTTCTTAATACCTAAAGGTATGGTTAAAATTGAAGATGTAAATGAAATGGATGAAGTAGAAATTGTCAACCATTATAAAGATCTTGCGATTAAATTATTAGTAAGTAAAAAAGAAGTTGTACCTCAAGAAGTGTACAATGAGTTTTTAAAAGTAATCATGTTACGTGTAATTGATACTTATTGGATGCGTCATATTGATGCAATGAGTGAGTTACGACAAGGTGTTAGACTACAATCATACGGTCAACAAAATCCGTTAATTATTTACCAAAAAGAAGGTAAACGTATGTTTGATGAAATGCGCTACAATATTTCAAAAGATATTGCTAGATATGCTGCACTGGGTCGTATTGAATTAAATGTTAGCCGTGAAGCGGTTGTTAAAAATACAAGCACAAACCAAGGTGAAGATGCTTCTAAACAAAAACGTAAACAACCTAAGCGTGCTCACAGAAGTCAATTACCGTGGAATAGAAGGTAGTTATGGAAAAGTACGAAGTAAATAAGACACTAGAACTTTTTGAAACAAAAATTAAAGATTTAGAAAATGCTTTAGATTTAGATGCTATTAATAACAGATTAAAAGAAATCGAACCCATCATGGCAAATCCTAATTTTTGGAATGATTCAAATCAAGCAAAAAAGATTAGCCAAGAATTAAATCAACTTACAGAGAAAAAACAAACTATTACATCGATTCAAAACCAATATGAGGATGCCTTAATGTGGCTTGAAGAAGCCAAAGAAGGTACTGAGAGTTGGGATATTTTAGAAGCTGAAATTGATTCACTTCAAAAAAAGATATCTGAGTTTGAAATTGAAGTATTACTCAATGGAGAATATGATCATAACAATGCAATCTTAGAACTTCATCCAGGTGCTGG harbors:
- the secA gene encoding preprotein translocase subunit SecA: MFGLFDSTKKAVKKYNKVAHKIMALEDTMKAMSDEALKNQTKIFKDRIKNGETLDDILVEAFATVREASKRVTGLTPYFVQLVGGMSIHDGNIAEMRTGEGKTLTAVLPAYLNALNGDGVHIVTVNEYLAKREAEGEIGDLFRFLGLTVGLNIRDLDREGKKAAYACDIMYSTNSELGFDYLRDHMVLYHKDMVAQRGYPYAIIDEVDSILIDEARTPLIISGPAKQTQNLYQQSDRFVKSLSDHEYELDVESNTVELTPEGIAKAESVFNIENLYDLSHVSLLHHINNALKANFTMFRDKEYMVVEGEVLIIDQFTGRVLKGRQFSEGLHQALEAKENVEIKKETVTVATITYQNFFRMYKKLSGMTGTAKTEEDEFIEIYNMSVIEIPTNKPVIREDAKDYFFVTAEEKYQALIEEIKRRHEIGQPILIGTIAVETSEFLSMELRKHRINHEVLNAKNHEREAEIVAKAGQKGAVTIATNMAGRGTDIKLGEGVVELGGLAVLGSEKHDARRIDNQLRGRSGRQGDPGFSRFYLSAEDELMVRRGGDRFRTIIETLQRAQATGEPVTSKMITSLITGAQKRSEGVNSEIRKNVLRYDDVLRVQREIIYAERTSILTKETVEEEVIKFIETIVEAEIDEFIIPHGRNKFEIKDEAIVHHFESFLIPKGMVKIEDVNEMDEVEIVNHYKDLAIKLLVSKKEVVPQEVYNEFLKVIMLRVIDTYWMRHIDAMSELRQGVRLQSYGQQNPLIIYQKEGKRMFDEMRYNISKDIARYAALGRIELNVSREAVVKNTSTNQGEDASKQKRKQPKRAHRSQLPWNRR